In Chitinophagaceae bacterium, the following proteins share a genomic window:
- a CDS encoding O-methyltransferase → MSFFITEPIQKYVETFGEEEHPLLQKIRRYTHSKTLHSQMLSGYYQGRILSLFSRMIQPKYILEIGTFTGYSALCLAEGLQKDGKLITIDINEELESTVKSFFAESGYKENIELVIGNAVNIIPHLAEKFDIIYIDADKQNYETYFHLSVEKLQEGGYILVDNVLWKGKITEVGEKDDKHTVFMRSFNEMIRNDTRFSPLIFPIRDGLMVLTKNKSQKLNTICSMY, encoded by the coding sequence ATGAGTTTTTTCATAACAGAACCCATTCAAAAATACGTAGAAACATTTGGAGAAGAAGAGCATCCTCTCCTTCAAAAAATAAGAAGATATACCCATTCCAAAACATTGCATTCTCAAATGCTTTCGGGATATTATCAGGGAAGAATACTCTCTCTCTTTTCTCGTATGATACAGCCAAAATATATTTTAGAAATAGGAACTTTCACAGGATATTCCGCTCTCTGCCTCGCAGAAGGACTACAAAAAGATGGAAAACTCATTACTATTGATATAAATGAGGAATTAGAAAGCACAGTAAAAAGTTTCTTTGCAGAATCGGGATATAAAGAGAATATTGAACTTGTCATCGGGAATGCGGTGAATATTATTCCCCACTTAGCAGAGAAGTTTGACATTATTTACATAGATGCGGATAAACAAAACTATGAAACATACTTTCATCTCTCCGTTGAAAAACTACAAGAGGGTGGTTATATCCTGGTAGATAATGTTTTATGGAAAGGAAAAATAACAGAAGTAGGGGAGAAGGACGACAAGCACACTGTGTTTATGCGTTCCTTTAATGAAATGATACGAAACGATACCCGTTTTAGTCCTCTTATCTTTCCCATACGTGATGGGCTTATGGTGCTTACAAAGAATAAGAGTCAAAAACTCAATACAATTTGTTCTATGTATTGA